In Bos indicus x Bos taurus breed Angus x Brahman F1 hybrid chromosome 23, Bos_hybrid_MaternalHap_v2.0, whole genome shotgun sequence, a single genomic region encodes these proteins:
- the SCUBE3 gene encoding signal peptide, CUB and EGF-like domain-containing protein 3 isoform X4, with amino-acid sequence MGSGRVPGLCLLVLLVHARAAQHSKAVQDVDECVEGTDNCHIDAICQNTPRSYKCICKSGYTGDGKHCKDVDECEREDNAGCVHDCVNIPGNYRCTCYDGFHLAHDGHNCLDVDECAEGNGGCQQSCVNMMGSYECHCREGFFLSDNQHTCIQRPEEGMNCMNKNHGCAHICRETPKGGIACECRPGFELTKNQRDCKLTCNYGNGGCQHTCDDTEQGPRCGCHVKFVLHTDGKTCIETCAVNNGGCDSKCHDAATGVHCSCPVGFMLQPDRKTCKDIDECRLNNGGCDHICRNTVGSFECSCKKGYKLLINERNCQDIDECSFDRTCDHICVNTPGSFQCLCRHGYLLYGVTHCGDVDECSINRGGCRFGCVNTPGSYQCTCPAGQGRLHWNGKDCTEPVKCQSSPGASKAMLSCNRSGKKDTCALTCPSRARFLPESENGFTVSCGIPSPRAAPARASHAGNSTNSNHCHEAAVLTVKQRASFKIKDAKCHLHLRNKGKTEETSRITGPGGAPCSDCQVTFIHLKCDSSRKGKGRRARTPPGKEVTRLTLELEAEVRAEETTAGCGLPCLRQRMERRLKGSLKMLRKSINQDRFLLRLAGLDYELAHKPGPVAGERVEPVEACRPGQHRSGAKCVSCPQGTYYHGQTEQCVPCPAGTFQEREGQLSCDLCPGSDAHGPLGATNVTTCAGQCSPGQHSADGFKPCQPCPRGTYQPEAGRTLCFPCGGGLTTKHEGAISFQDCDTKVQCSPGHYYNTSIHRCIRCAMGSYQPDFRQNFCTRCPGNTSTDFDGSTSVTQCKNRQCGGELGEFTGYIESPNYPGNYPAGVECVWNINPPPKRKILIVVPEIFLPSEDECGDVLVMRKNSSPSSITTYETCQTYERPIAFTARSRKLWINFKTSEANSARGFQIPYVTYDEDYEQLVEDIVRDGRLYASENHQEILKDKKLIKAFFEVLAHPQNYFKYTEKHKEMLPKSFIKLLRSKVSSFLRPYK; translated from the exons ATGGGCTCGGGGCGCGTGCCCGGGCTCTGCCTGCTTGTCCTGCTGGTCCACGCCCGCGCCGCCCAACACAGCAAAGCCGTGCAAG ATGTGGACGAGTGTGTGGAAGGGACCGACAACTGCCACATCGACGCCATCTGCCAGAACACCCCACGGTCGTACAAGTGCATCTGCAAGTCTGGCTACACGGGGGACGGTAAACACTGCAAAG ATGTGGATGAGTGCGAACGGGAGGATAATGCAGGTTGTGTGCACGACTGTGTCAACATCCCTGGCAATTACCGATGCACCTGCTATGATGGATTCCACCTGGCACATGATGGACACAACTGTCTGG ATGTGGACGAGTGTGCCGAGGGCAACGGCGGCTGTCAGCAAAGCTGTGTCAACATGATGGGCAGCTACGAGTGCCACTGCCGGGAGGGCTTCTTCCTCAGCGACAACCAGCACACCTGCATCCAGCGGCCGGAAG AAGGAATGAACTGCATGAACAAGAACCATGGCTGTGCTCACATCTGCCGGGAGACACCCAAAGGGGGTATTGCCTGTGAATGCCGCCCTGGCTTCGAGCTCACCAAGAACCAACGGGACTGTAAAT TGACCTGCAACTATGGCAACGGTGGCTGCCAGCACACGTGCGACGACACGGAGCAGGGGCCCCGGTGCGGCTGCCACGTCAAGTTTGTGCTCCACACCGACGGGAAGACGTGCATCG AGACCTGTGCTGTCAACAACGGGGGCTGCGACAGCAAGTGCCACGATGCAGCGACGGGCGTCCACTGCAGCTGCCCTGTGGGCTTCATGCTGCAGCCAGACAGGAAGACCTGCAAAG ACATAGATGAGTGCCGCTTGAACAACGGGGGCTGTGACCACATTTGCCGCAACACAGTGGGCAGCTTCGAATGCAGCTGCAAGAAGGGCTATAAGCTTCTCATCAACGAGAGGAACTGCCAGG ATATAGATGAGTGTTCCTTTGATCGGACCTGTGACCACATCTGTGTGAACACGCCAGGGAGCTTCCAGTGCCTCTGCCGTCATGGCTACCTCCTGTATGGCGTCACCCACTGTGGGG ATGTGGATGAGTGCAGCATCAACCGGGGAGGCTGCCGCTTTGGCTGCGTCAACACTCCTGGCAGCTACCAGTGTACCTGCCCCGCAGGCCAGGGCCGGCTGCACTGGAACGGGAAAGACTGCACAG AGCCAGTGAAGTGTCAGAGTAGTCCTGGTGCCTCAAAAGCCATGCTCAGCTGCAACCGGTCTGGGAAGAAGGACACCTGTGCCCTGACCTGCCCATCCCGGGCCCGGTTTTTGCCAG AGTCTGAGAATGGCTTCACCGTGAGCTGTGGCATCCCCAGCCCCAGGGCTGCTCCAGCCCGAGCTAGCCATGCCGGGAACAGCACGAACTCCAACCACTGCCATG AGGCTGCAGTGCTGACGGTTAAACAGCGGGCTTCCTTCAAGATCAAAGACGCCAAGTGCCATTTGCACCTGCGAAACAAAGGCAAAACGGAAGAGACCAGTAGAATCACGGGGCCAG GTGGCGCCCCCTGCTCTGACTGCCAGGTCACCTTCATCCACCTCAAATGTGACTCCTCTCGGAAGGGCAAGGGCCGGCGGGCCCGGACCCCTCCAGGCAAGGAAGTCACTCGGCTCACTCTGGAACTGGAGGCAGAAGTCAGGGCCGAAGAGACCACAG CTGGCTGTGGGCTGCCCTGCCTCCGACAGCGGATGGAACGGCGGCTAAAAGGATCCCTGAAGATGCTTAGAAAGTCCATCAACCAGGACCGCTTCCTACTGCGCCTGGCAGGCCTCGATTATGAGTTGGCCCACAAGCCAGGCCCAGTAGCTGGGGAGCGAGTTGAACCAGTGGAGGCCTGTAGGCCTGGGCAGCACCGCTCTGGGGCCAAGTGTG TCAGCTGCCCGCAGGGAACGTATTACCACGGCCAGACGGAGCAGTGTGTGCCATGCCCAGCGGGCACCTTCCAGGAGAGAGAAGGGCAGCTCTCCTGCGACCTTTGCCCTGGGAGTGATGCCCACGGGCCTCTTGGAGCCACCAACGTCACCACATGTGCAG GTCAGTGCTCACCTGGCCAACACTCTGCAGATGGGTTCAAGCCCTGCCAGCCGTGCCCACgtggcacctaccaacctgaagCAGGACGGACCCTGTGCTTCCCATGCGGTGGGGGCCTCACCACTAAGCATGAGGGAGCCATCTCCTTCCAAGACTGTGACACCAAAG TCCAGTGCTCCCCTGGGCACTACTACAACACCAGCATCCACCGCTGTATCCGCTGTGCCATGGGCTCCTATCAGCCTGACTTCCGTCAGAACTTCTGCACCCGCTGTCCAGGAAACACAAGCACTGACTTTGATGGCTCTACCAGTGTGACCCAGTGCAAGA ATCGCCAGTGTGGTGGGGAGCTGGGTGAGTTCACTGGCTATATCGAGTCCCCCAACTACCCAGGCAACTACCCAGCTGGTGTGGAGTGCGTGTGGAACATCAACCCCCCACCCAAGCGCAAGATTCTTATCGTGGTACCCGAGATCTTCCTGCCATCTGAGGATGAGTGTGGGGACGTCCTCGTCATGAGAAAGAACT CCTCCCCATCCTCCATTACCACCTATGAGACCTGCCAGACCTACGAGCGCCCCATCGCCTTCACAGCCCGCTCCAGGAAGCTCTGGATCAACTTCAAGACAAGTGAAGCCAACAGTGCCCGTGGCTTCCAGATCCCCTATGTTACCTACGATG AGGACTACGAGCAGCTGGTAGAAGACATTGTTCGAGATGGCCGGCTCTATGCATCTGAAAACCACCAGGAAATTTTAAAG GACAAGAAGCTCATTAAGGCCTTCTTCGAGGTGTTGGCCCACCCCCAGAACTACTTCAAGTACACAGAAAAGCACAAGGAGATGCTGCCAAAATCCTTCATCAAGCTGCTCCGCTCCAAAGTTTCCAGCTTCCTAAGGCCCTACAAATAG
- the SCUBE3 gene encoding signal peptide, CUB and EGF-like domain-containing protein 3 isoform X2: MGSGRVPGLCLLVLLVHARAAQHSKAVQDVDECVEGTDNCHIDAICQNTPRSYKCICKSGYTGDGKHCKDVDECEREDNAGCVHDCVNIPGNYRCTCYDGFHLAHDGHNCLDVDECAEGNGGCQQSCVNMMGSYECHCREGFFLSDNQHTCIQRPEEGMNCMNKNHGCAHICRETPKGGIACECRPGFELTKNQRDCKLTCNYGNGGCQHTCDDTEQGPRCGCHVKFVLHTDGKTCIETCAVNNGGCDSKCHDAATGVHCSCPVGFMLQPDRKTCKDIDECRLNNGGCDHICRNTVGSFECSCKKGYKLLINERNCQDIDECSFDRTCDHICVNTPGSFQCLCRHGYLLYGVTHCGDVDECSINRGGCRFGCVNTPGSYQCTCPAGQGRLHWNGKDCTEPVKCQSSPGASKAMLSCNRSGKKDTCALTCPSRARFLPESENGFTVSCGIPSPRAAPARASHAGNSTNSNHCHEAAVLTVKQRASFKIKDAKCHLHLRNKGKTEETSRITGPGGAPCSDCQVTFIHLKCDSSRKGKGRRARTPPGKEVTRLTLELEAEVRAEETTAGCGLPCLRQRMERRLKGSLKMLRKSINQDRFLLRLAGLDYELAHKPGPVAGERVEPVEACRPGQHRSGAKCVSCPQGTYYHGQTEQCVPCPAGTFQEREGQLSCDLCPGSDAHGPLGATNVTTCAGQCSPGQHSADGFKPCQPCPRGTYQPEAGRTLCFPCGGGLTTKHEGAISFQDCDTKEFLLACHLNPCSSPLPAVQCSPGHYYNTSIHRCIRCAMGSYQPDFRQNFCTRCPGNTSTDFDGSTSVTQCKNRQCGGELGEFTGYIESPNYPGNYPAGVECVWNINPPPKRKILIVVPEIFLPSEDECGDVLVMRKNSSPSSITTYETCQTYERPIAFTARSRKLWINFKTSEANSARGFQIPYVTYDEDYEQLVEDIVRDGRLYASENHQEILKDKKLIKAFFEVLAHPQNYFKYTEKHKEMLPKSFIKLLRSKVSSFLRPYK; this comes from the exons ATGGGCTCGGGGCGCGTGCCCGGGCTCTGCCTGCTTGTCCTGCTGGTCCACGCCCGCGCCGCCCAACACAGCAAAGCCGTGCAAG ATGTGGACGAGTGTGTGGAAGGGACCGACAACTGCCACATCGACGCCATCTGCCAGAACACCCCACGGTCGTACAAGTGCATCTGCAAGTCTGGCTACACGGGGGACGGTAAACACTGCAAAG ATGTGGATGAGTGCGAACGGGAGGATAATGCAGGTTGTGTGCACGACTGTGTCAACATCCCTGGCAATTACCGATGCACCTGCTATGATGGATTCCACCTGGCACATGATGGACACAACTGTCTGG ATGTGGACGAGTGTGCCGAGGGCAACGGCGGCTGTCAGCAAAGCTGTGTCAACATGATGGGCAGCTACGAGTGCCACTGCCGGGAGGGCTTCTTCCTCAGCGACAACCAGCACACCTGCATCCAGCGGCCGGAAG AAGGAATGAACTGCATGAACAAGAACCATGGCTGTGCTCACATCTGCCGGGAGACACCCAAAGGGGGTATTGCCTGTGAATGCCGCCCTGGCTTCGAGCTCACCAAGAACCAACGGGACTGTAAAT TGACCTGCAACTATGGCAACGGTGGCTGCCAGCACACGTGCGACGACACGGAGCAGGGGCCCCGGTGCGGCTGCCACGTCAAGTTTGTGCTCCACACCGACGGGAAGACGTGCATCG AGACCTGTGCTGTCAACAACGGGGGCTGCGACAGCAAGTGCCACGATGCAGCGACGGGCGTCCACTGCAGCTGCCCTGTGGGCTTCATGCTGCAGCCAGACAGGAAGACCTGCAAAG ACATAGATGAGTGCCGCTTGAACAACGGGGGCTGTGACCACATTTGCCGCAACACAGTGGGCAGCTTCGAATGCAGCTGCAAGAAGGGCTATAAGCTTCTCATCAACGAGAGGAACTGCCAGG ATATAGATGAGTGTTCCTTTGATCGGACCTGTGACCACATCTGTGTGAACACGCCAGGGAGCTTCCAGTGCCTCTGCCGTCATGGCTACCTCCTGTATGGCGTCACCCACTGTGGGG ATGTGGATGAGTGCAGCATCAACCGGGGAGGCTGCCGCTTTGGCTGCGTCAACACTCCTGGCAGCTACCAGTGTACCTGCCCCGCAGGCCAGGGCCGGCTGCACTGGAACGGGAAAGACTGCACAG AGCCAGTGAAGTGTCAGAGTAGTCCTGGTGCCTCAAAAGCCATGCTCAGCTGCAACCGGTCTGGGAAGAAGGACACCTGTGCCCTGACCTGCCCATCCCGGGCCCGGTTTTTGCCAG AGTCTGAGAATGGCTTCACCGTGAGCTGTGGCATCCCCAGCCCCAGGGCTGCTCCAGCCCGAGCTAGCCATGCCGGGAACAGCACGAACTCCAACCACTGCCATG AGGCTGCAGTGCTGACGGTTAAACAGCGGGCTTCCTTCAAGATCAAAGACGCCAAGTGCCATTTGCACCTGCGAAACAAAGGCAAAACGGAAGAGACCAGTAGAATCACGGGGCCAG GTGGCGCCCCCTGCTCTGACTGCCAGGTCACCTTCATCCACCTCAAATGTGACTCCTCTCGGAAGGGCAAGGGCCGGCGGGCCCGGACCCCTCCAGGCAAGGAAGTCACTCGGCTCACTCTGGAACTGGAGGCAGAAGTCAGGGCCGAAGAGACCACAG CTGGCTGTGGGCTGCCCTGCCTCCGACAGCGGATGGAACGGCGGCTAAAAGGATCCCTGAAGATGCTTAGAAAGTCCATCAACCAGGACCGCTTCCTACTGCGCCTGGCAGGCCTCGATTATGAGTTGGCCCACAAGCCAGGCCCAGTAGCTGGGGAGCGAGTTGAACCAGTGGAGGCCTGTAGGCCTGGGCAGCACCGCTCTGGGGCCAAGTGTG TCAGCTGCCCGCAGGGAACGTATTACCACGGCCAGACGGAGCAGTGTGTGCCATGCCCAGCGGGCACCTTCCAGGAGAGAGAAGGGCAGCTCTCCTGCGACCTTTGCCCTGGGAGTGATGCCCACGGGCCTCTTGGAGCCACCAACGTCACCACATGTGCAG GTCAGTGCTCACCTGGCCAACACTCTGCAGATGGGTTCAAGCCCTGCCAGCCGTGCCCACgtggcacctaccaacctgaagCAGGACGGACCCTGTGCTTCCCATGCGGTGGGGGCCTCACCACTAAGCATGAGGGAGCCATCTCCTTCCAAGACTGTGACACCAAAG AATTCCTTCTGGCCTGCCATCTTAACCCCTGCTCCTCCCCGCTGCCTGCAGTCCAGTGCTCCCCTGGGCACTACTACAACACCAGCATCCACCGCTGTATCCGCTGTGCCATGGGCTCCTATCAGCCTGACTTCCGTCAGAACTTCTGCACCCGCTGTCCAGGAAACACAAGCACTGACTTTGATGGCTCTACCAGTGTGACCCAGTGCAAGA ATCGCCAGTGTGGTGGGGAGCTGGGTGAGTTCACTGGCTATATCGAGTCCCCCAACTACCCAGGCAACTACCCAGCTGGTGTGGAGTGCGTGTGGAACATCAACCCCCCACCCAAGCGCAAGATTCTTATCGTGGTACCCGAGATCTTCCTGCCATCTGAGGATGAGTGTGGGGACGTCCTCGTCATGAGAAAGAACT CCTCCCCATCCTCCATTACCACCTATGAGACCTGCCAGACCTACGAGCGCCCCATCGCCTTCACAGCCCGCTCCAGGAAGCTCTGGATCAACTTCAAGACAAGTGAAGCCAACAGTGCCCGTGGCTTCCAGATCCCCTATGTTACCTACGATG AGGACTACGAGCAGCTGGTAGAAGACATTGTTCGAGATGGCCGGCTCTATGCATCTGAAAACCACCAGGAAATTTTAAAG GACAAGAAGCTCATTAAGGCCTTCTTCGAGGTGTTGGCCCACCCCCAGAACTACTTCAAGTACACAGAAAAGCACAAGGAGATGCTGCCAAAATCCTTCATCAAGCTGCTCCGCTCCAAAGTTTCCAGCTTCCTAAGGCCCTACAAATAG
- the SCUBE3 gene encoding signal peptide, CUB and EGF-like domain-containing protein 3 isoform X6, with translation MGSGRVPGLCLLVLLVHARAAQHSKAVQDVDECVEGTDNCHIDAICQNTPRSYKCICKSGYTGDGKHCKDVDECEREDNAGCVHDCVNIPGNYRCTCYDGFHLAHDGHNCLDVDECAEGNGGCQQSCVNMMGSYECHCREGFFLSDNQHTCIQRPEEGMNCMNKNHGCAHICRETPKGGIACECRPGFELTKNQRDCKLTCNYGNGGCQHTCDDTEQGPRCGCHVKFVLHTDGKTCIGERRLEQHVPPQAVSNETCAVNNGGCDSKCHDAATGVHCSCPVGFMLQPDRKTCKDIDECRLNNGGCDHICRNTVGSFECSCKKGYKLLINERNCQDIDECSFDRTCDHICVNTPGSFQCLCRHGYLLYGVTHCGDVDECSINRGGCRFGCVNTPGSYQCTCPAGQGRLHWNGKDCTEPVKCQSSPGASKAMLSCNRSGKKDTCALTCPSRARFLPESENGFTVSCGIPSPRAAPARASHAGNSTNSNHCHEAAVLTVKQRASFKIKDAKCHLHLRNKGKTEETSRITGPGGAPCSDCQVTFIHLKCDSSRKGKGRRARTPPGKEVTRLTLELEAEVRAEETTAGCGLPCLRQRMERRLKGSLKMLRKSINQDRFLLRLAGLDYELAHKPGPVAGERVEPVEACRPGQHRSGAKCGQCSPGQHSADGFKPCQPCPRGTYQPEAGRTLCFPCGGGLTTKHEGAISFQDCDTKVQCSPGHYYNTSIHRCIRCAMGSYQPDFRQNFCTRCPGNTSTDFDGSTSVTQCKNRQCGGELGEFTGYIESPNYPGNYPAGVECVWNINPPPKRKILIVVPEIFLPSEDECGDVLVMRKNSSPSSITTYETCQTYERPIAFTARSRKLWINFKTSEANSARGFQIPYVTYDEDYEQLVEDIVRDGRLYASENHQEILKDKKLIKAFFEVLAHPQNYFKYTEKHKEMLPKSFIKLLRSKVSSFLRPYK, from the exons ATGGGCTCGGGGCGCGTGCCCGGGCTCTGCCTGCTTGTCCTGCTGGTCCACGCCCGCGCCGCCCAACACAGCAAAGCCGTGCAAG ATGTGGACGAGTGTGTGGAAGGGACCGACAACTGCCACATCGACGCCATCTGCCAGAACACCCCACGGTCGTACAAGTGCATCTGCAAGTCTGGCTACACGGGGGACGGTAAACACTGCAAAG ATGTGGATGAGTGCGAACGGGAGGATAATGCAGGTTGTGTGCACGACTGTGTCAACATCCCTGGCAATTACCGATGCACCTGCTATGATGGATTCCACCTGGCACATGATGGACACAACTGTCTGG ATGTGGACGAGTGTGCCGAGGGCAACGGCGGCTGTCAGCAAAGCTGTGTCAACATGATGGGCAGCTACGAGTGCCACTGCCGGGAGGGCTTCTTCCTCAGCGACAACCAGCACACCTGCATCCAGCGGCCGGAAG AAGGAATGAACTGCATGAACAAGAACCATGGCTGTGCTCACATCTGCCGGGAGACACCCAAAGGGGGTATTGCCTGTGAATGCCGCCCTGGCTTCGAGCTCACCAAGAACCAACGGGACTGTAAAT TGACCTGCAACTATGGCAACGGTGGCTGCCAGCACACGTGCGACGACACGGAGCAGGGGCCCCGGTGCGGCTGCCACGTCAAGTTTGTGCTCCACACCGACGGGAAGACGTGCATCG GGGAAAGGCGGCTAGAGCAGCACGTCCCCCCTCAGGCCGTTTCTAATG AGACCTGTGCTGTCAACAACGGGGGCTGCGACAGCAAGTGCCACGATGCAGCGACGGGCGTCCACTGCAGCTGCCCTGTGGGCTTCATGCTGCAGCCAGACAGGAAGACCTGCAAAG ACATAGATGAGTGCCGCTTGAACAACGGGGGCTGTGACCACATTTGCCGCAACACAGTGGGCAGCTTCGAATGCAGCTGCAAGAAGGGCTATAAGCTTCTCATCAACGAGAGGAACTGCCAGG ATATAGATGAGTGTTCCTTTGATCGGACCTGTGACCACATCTGTGTGAACACGCCAGGGAGCTTCCAGTGCCTCTGCCGTCATGGCTACCTCCTGTATGGCGTCACCCACTGTGGGG ATGTGGATGAGTGCAGCATCAACCGGGGAGGCTGCCGCTTTGGCTGCGTCAACACTCCTGGCAGCTACCAGTGTACCTGCCCCGCAGGCCAGGGCCGGCTGCACTGGAACGGGAAAGACTGCACAG AGCCAGTGAAGTGTCAGAGTAGTCCTGGTGCCTCAAAAGCCATGCTCAGCTGCAACCGGTCTGGGAAGAAGGACACCTGTGCCCTGACCTGCCCATCCCGGGCCCGGTTTTTGCCAG AGTCTGAGAATGGCTTCACCGTGAGCTGTGGCATCCCCAGCCCCAGGGCTGCTCCAGCCCGAGCTAGCCATGCCGGGAACAGCACGAACTCCAACCACTGCCATG AGGCTGCAGTGCTGACGGTTAAACAGCGGGCTTCCTTCAAGATCAAAGACGCCAAGTGCCATTTGCACCTGCGAAACAAAGGCAAAACGGAAGAGACCAGTAGAATCACGGGGCCAG GTGGCGCCCCCTGCTCTGACTGCCAGGTCACCTTCATCCACCTCAAATGTGACTCCTCTCGGAAGGGCAAGGGCCGGCGGGCCCGGACCCCTCCAGGCAAGGAAGTCACTCGGCTCACTCTGGAACTGGAGGCAGAAGTCAGGGCCGAAGAGACCACAG CTGGCTGTGGGCTGCCCTGCCTCCGACAGCGGATGGAACGGCGGCTAAAAGGATCCCTGAAGATGCTTAGAAAGTCCATCAACCAGGACCGCTTCCTACTGCGCCTGGCAGGCCTCGATTATGAGTTGGCCCACAAGCCAGGCCCAGTAGCTGGGGAGCGAGTTGAACCAGTGGAGGCCTGTAGGCCTGGGCAGCACCGCTCTGGGGCCAAGTGTG GTCAGTGCTCACCTGGCCAACACTCTGCAGATGGGTTCAAGCCCTGCCAGCCGTGCCCACgtggcacctaccaacctgaagCAGGACGGACCCTGTGCTTCCCATGCGGTGGGGGCCTCACCACTAAGCATGAGGGAGCCATCTCCTTCCAAGACTGTGACACCAAAG TCCAGTGCTCCCCTGGGCACTACTACAACACCAGCATCCACCGCTGTATCCGCTGTGCCATGGGCTCCTATCAGCCTGACTTCCGTCAGAACTTCTGCACCCGCTGTCCAGGAAACACAAGCACTGACTTTGATGGCTCTACCAGTGTGACCCAGTGCAAGA ATCGCCAGTGTGGTGGGGAGCTGGGTGAGTTCACTGGCTATATCGAGTCCCCCAACTACCCAGGCAACTACCCAGCTGGTGTGGAGTGCGTGTGGAACATCAACCCCCCACCCAAGCGCAAGATTCTTATCGTGGTACCCGAGATCTTCCTGCCATCTGAGGATGAGTGTGGGGACGTCCTCGTCATGAGAAAGAACT CCTCCCCATCCTCCATTACCACCTATGAGACCTGCCAGACCTACGAGCGCCCCATCGCCTTCACAGCCCGCTCCAGGAAGCTCTGGATCAACTTCAAGACAAGTGAAGCCAACAGTGCCCGTGGCTTCCAGATCCCCTATGTTACCTACGATG AGGACTACGAGCAGCTGGTAGAAGACATTGTTCGAGATGGCCGGCTCTATGCATCTGAAAACCACCAGGAAATTTTAAAG GACAAGAAGCTCATTAAGGCCTTCTTCGAGGTGTTGGCCCACCCCCAGAACTACTTCAAGTACACAGAAAAGCACAAGGAGATGCTGCCAAAATCCTTCATCAAGCTGCTCCGCTCCAAAGTTTCCAGCTTCCTAAGGCCCTACAAATAG